The proteins below are encoded in one region of Hordeum vulgare subsp. vulgare chromosome 3H, MorexV3_pseudomolecules_assembly, whole genome shotgun sequence:
- the LOC123439381 gene encoding NAC domain-containing protein 92-like: protein MEDYLQVQQQQELHLPPGFRFHPTDVEIITSYLVPKVLKKPFDTRVVTEVDLNKHEPWELPNMAIMGEKEWYFFSEKDHKYPTGIRTNRAMTTGYWKATGKDKEIFQPSTMSLIGMKKTLVFYMGTTPKGEKTNWIMHEYRLKSGKQPSPDVPSDITNATIINTSSKEDYVVCRIFHKSTGLKKVVMSSYTMPMPMRVGAEHQHGFLESFTLPPLMDYNASSSLTPPLSLPAASSYQLQATRPAALMMDDTLLPMMNGDYIGNHHHQMLVAPPQPLIPFYHHHVEQQQHPMMQMQIMEMEMSADQGFMVGIEPGSEPSSIVSQEDVMIGLKNNDLGNGSTATPDEISSVNMGMDGMW, encoded by the exons ATGGAAGACTACCTTCAAGTTCAGCAACAACAAGAGTTGCACCTACCGCCGGGGTTCAGGTTTCACCCGACGGATGTGGAGATCATTACTTCCTACCTAGTACCCAAGGTGTTGAAGAAACCCTTCGACACCAGGGTAGTCACGGAGGTGGATCTGAACAAGCATGAGCCGTGGGAACTCCCCAATATGGCAATCATGGGGGAGAAGGAGTGGTACTTTTTCTCCGAGAAGGACCACAAGTACCCAACCGGGATACGGACTAACAGAGCCATGACCACCGGCTATTGGAAGGCCACCGGAAAAGACAAGGAGATTTTCCAACCATCGACCATGAGTCTCATCGGCATGAAGAAGACGCTAGTCTTCTACATGGGCACgacgccaaagggggagaagaccAACTGGATCATGCATGAGTACAGGCTCAAGAGCGGCAAGCAGCCATCACCCGATGTGCCTAGCGACATCACCAATGCCACAATCATTAACACATCTTCCAAG GAGGACTATGTGGTttgcaggatcttccataagagcACTGGACTAAAGAAGGTGGTTATGTCATCGTACACCATGCCCATGCCCATGCGTGTGGGAGCAGAGCACCAACATGGCTTCCTCGAATCCTTTACATTGCCTCCGCTCATGGACTACAATGCATCATCATCGTTGACGCCACCTTTGTCACTGCCTGCAGCTTCTTCGTACCAGCTACAAGCCACCAGGCCTGCCGCATTGATGATGGATGACACATTGCTCCCGATGATGAATGGTGACTACATTGGTAACCACCACCACCAGATGTTGGTTGCCCCACCACAGCCGTTGATACCGTTCTACCACCACCACgtggagcaacaacaacacccGATGATGCAGATGCAGATTATGGAAATGGAGATGAGTGCGGACCAGGGCTTCATGGTCGGGATTGAGCCTGGGAGCGAACCTTCGTCCATAGTATCACAGGAGGATGTCATGATCGGGCTAAAAAACAATGACTTGGGCAACGGCTCCACAGCAACCCCCGACGAGATCTCGTCGGTGAACATGGGTATGGATGGCATGTGGTAG